The following are encoded together in the Pleurocapsa sp. FMAR1 genome:
- a CDS encoding HigA family addiction module antitoxin, which translates to MSNELLHNPKVGEILKEEFLEEIKISQNALAKAINVPSNRIHAIINGTRGVTADTDLRLCRFFGLSEGYFLRLQNAYELMEAKRKLGEVLTEIKPFVS; encoded by the coding sequence ATGAGCAATGAATTGTTACACAATCCAAAAGTTGGTGAAATTCTCAAAGAAGAATTTTTAGAAGAAATTAAAATAAGTCAAAATGCTTTAGCAAAAGCGATAAACGTACCATCTAATCGGATTCATGCAATTATAAATGGAACACGCGGAGTTACAGCAGATACAGATTTAAGATTATGTCGCTTTTTTGGATTATCAGAAGGATATTTTTTACGGCTACAAAATGCTTATGAGCTTATGGAAGCGAAACGTAAACTAGGAGAAGTTTTGACAGAGATTAAACCTTTCGTTTCCTAG